The Carbonactinospora thermoautotrophica genome window below encodes:
- a CDS encoding acetyl-CoA acetyltransferase yields the protein MRDWTLPLVEPGRPEITLAGWGHSRFGKLTDQSLEQLIISVTRQALESAQITAQDVDEIVLGHYNAGLVPLAFPSSLVLQADDDLRFVPATRVENACATGSAAVHQAVRSLLAGTARTVLVVGVEKMTDAPASVGRALLGADYDLAGQESGVGFAGLFAEIAKAYFERYGDVSDAMAKIAAKNHRNGMDNPYAHLRRDLGYEFCATVSADNPLVAAPLRRTDCSPVSDGAAALVLTTATAVDAARPRVRLRGIGQANDFLPTSRRDPVAFAGARAAWSRALSSAGVGVDDLDLVELHDCFTIAELLLYEVIGLTEQGKGAQAIEEGWVYRDGKLPVNPSGGLKAKGHPIGATGVSQHVLAAMQLSGTAGDMQIPGAGLAGVFNMGGVGVANYASVLERVD from the coding sequence ATGAGAGATTGGACGTTACCGTTGGTCGAGCCCGGTCGCCCGGAGATCACACTGGCCGGCTGGGGGCACTCACGATTCGGCAAGTTGACCGACCAGAGCCTGGAACAGCTGATCATCTCGGTGACCCGGCAAGCCCTGGAGTCCGCCCAGATCACCGCCCAGGACGTGGACGAAATCGTGCTGGGGCACTACAACGCCGGGCTGGTGCCGTTGGCCTTCCCGTCGTCCCTGGTGCTCCAGGCCGATGACGACCTCAGGTTCGTCCCGGCCACCCGGGTCGAGAACGCCTGCGCGACCGGTTCCGCGGCGGTGCACCAAGCGGTCCGGTCGCTGTTGGCCGGCACCGCCCGCACCGTACTGGTGGTCGGCGTGGAAAAGATGACCGACGCTCCGGCAAGTGTCGGGCGGGCGTTGCTGGGTGCGGACTACGACCTGGCCGGCCAGGAGTCCGGTGTCGGGTTCGCCGGACTGTTCGCCGAAATCGCGAAGGCCTACTTCGAGCGGTACGGGGACGTCAGCGACGCCATGGCGAAGATCGCGGCGAAGAACCACCGCAACGGGATGGACAACCCCTATGCGCATCTGCGGCGGGATCTGGGTTACGAATTCTGCGCCACCGTCAGCGCCGACAACCCGCTGGTGGCCGCTCCGCTGCGGCGTACGGACTGCTCGCCGGTGTCGGATGGCGCGGCGGCGCTGGTGTTGACCACGGCGACCGCCGTGGATGCCGCGCGTCCCCGGGTACGGCTGCGCGGGATCGGTCAAGCAAACGACTTCCTGCCGACCAGCCGGCGCGACCCGGTGGCCTTCGCCGGGGCACGTGCGGCTTGGAGCCGGGCTCTGTCCTCGGCCGGCGTCGGCGTCGACGACCTCGACCTGGTCGAGTTGCACGACTGTTTCACCATCGCCGAACTCCTGCTCTACGAGGTGATCGGCCTGACCGAACAGGGCAAGGGAGCTCAGGCGATCGAGGAAGGCTGGGTCTACCGGGACGGGAAACTGCCGGTCAACCCGTCTGGCGGGCTGAAGGCGAAGGGGCACCCGATCGGCGCGACCGGTGTGTCCCAGCACGTGCTGGCCGCCATGCAGCTGTCCGGGACAGCCGGCGACATGCAGATCCCGGGGGCGGGCCTGGCCGGAGTCTTCAACATGGGAGGTGTCGGGGTCGCCAACTACGCGAGCGTGCTGGAGCGCGTCGACTGA
- a CDS encoding acetate--CoA ligase family protein — MFEPRRVALVGASDRPGTVGALLWRNLESFPGEVVPVTPSAASVAGRPAYPTLRDVEGEVDLAVVAVPAHAAAGVIRDASAKGVRAAVVISSGFAETGPEGARLQRELLAAARAGGVRIVGPNCLGVQNCDLPLNASLAPGLPGGGGGISLVTQSGAYGMAIYTLGLDERTRFAKVYAAGNKADVGDAELLRYLGSDTASHTLCFFCESLSDGRAFFEEACRVTPHKPVIVTKTGRSPAGARAALSHTAALTGQERLWRAALAQAGVTVARSGLEMLDAARALDTQPPPAGPRVAIITNSGGTGVELTDLLADEGLEVPELSPALQEELRRLLPAYASPRNPVDITPVWGRFTELYPALVDRLARSGEVDAVVPVLLQRAADEAVTRAVRDAAIKLRVDGVPVPVYVCWVASRATRAGADLLQEAGVPCFEWPERTARAIGHAARYGAARTRVRQRPSTPPRPAGLPTMPDGLLDADIAAAVLAAAGIPTVAHRTCATVAEAVAAAEALGYPAVVKVLHPSLPHKSDAGGVRLGLPDADAVAAAARDLLALAPGARVLVQPQAEGTEVVVGGVRDPQFGPTVAVGLGGVLVEVLDDVALALAPLSVAEAHHLITRLRGFAVLRGARGREPADLAALSHLVRAVGDLLAAVPEISELDLNPVLCGRDGCVAADWRIVVRRPR; from the coding sequence GTGTTCGAACCGCGTCGGGTAGCGCTGGTCGGCGCCTCCGACCGGCCCGGCACGGTCGGCGCGCTCCTGTGGCGCAACCTGGAGAGCTTCCCCGGCGAGGTCGTGCCGGTGACGCCGTCGGCCGCGTCGGTCGCAGGCCGCCCGGCCTACCCGACCCTGCGCGACGTCGAGGGCGAGGTGGACCTGGCCGTCGTGGCGGTGCCCGCGCACGCCGCAGCAGGGGTGATCCGAGACGCGTCCGCCAAGGGCGTCCGCGCCGCGGTCGTGATCAGCAGCGGGTTCGCCGAGACCGGGCCGGAAGGAGCCCGCCTGCAACGCGAACTGCTGGCGGCGGCGCGGGCGGGCGGGGTGCGGATCGTGGGCCCCAACTGCTTGGGGGTCCAAAACTGCGACCTCCCCCTCAACGCCTCCCTGGCCCCCGGCCTACCGGGCGGCGGCGGTGGCATCAGCCTGGTGACCCAATCCGGCGCCTACGGGATGGCCATCTACACGCTCGGGCTGGACGAGCGCACCAGGTTCGCGAAGGTCTATGCGGCCGGCAACAAGGCCGACGTGGGGGATGCCGAACTCCTGCGGTACCTGGGGTCCGACACCGCCAGCCACACGCTGTGCTTCTTCTGTGAGTCCCTGTCCGACGGCCGGGCGTTCTTCGAGGAGGCGTGCCGGGTCACCCCCCACAAGCCGGTGATCGTCACCAAGACCGGCCGGTCCCCCGCCGGTGCTCGCGCCGCCCTGTCGCACACCGCTGCACTCACCGGGCAGGAGCGCCTCTGGCGGGCAGCGCTGGCCCAGGCGGGCGTGACCGTGGCCCGCTCCGGACTGGAGATGCTGGACGCGGCACGTGCCCTGGACACCCAGCCGCCGCCGGCCGGGCCGCGGGTCGCGATCATCACCAACTCCGGCGGCACGGGCGTGGAGCTCACCGACCTGCTGGCCGACGAGGGCCTGGAGGTACCCGAGCTGTCCCCGGCGCTGCAGGAGGAGCTGCGCCGGCTGCTGCCCGCGTACGCCAGCCCGCGCAACCCGGTCGACATCACGCCGGTGTGGGGCCGGTTCACCGAGCTGTATCCGGCGCTGGTGGACCGGCTCGCCCGGTCGGGCGAGGTCGACGCCGTCGTGCCGGTGCTCCTGCAACGCGCGGCGGACGAGGCCGTCACGCGCGCCGTGCGGGACGCGGCCATCAAGCTGCGCGTCGACGGCGTGCCGGTGCCGGTGTACGTGTGCTGGGTCGCCTCGCGGGCCACCCGGGCCGGAGCCGACCTGCTGCAGGAGGCGGGCGTGCCGTGCTTCGAATGGCCGGAGCGCACCGCGCGTGCTATCGGCCACGCCGCCCGGTACGGGGCGGCGCGCACCCGAGTACGGCAGCGTCCCTCCACCCCGCCGCGGCCCGCTGGCCTGCCGACGATGCCGGACGGGCTGCTCGACGCCGACATCGCAGCCGCGGTGCTCGCGGCTGCGGGTATCCCGACGGTCGCCCACCGGACGTGCGCGACCGTAGCCGAGGCGGTCGCCGCCGCCGAAGCCCTCGGCTACCCCGCGGTGGTCAAGGTCTTGCACCCCAGCCTGCCGCACAAGAGCGACGCGGGTGGCGTGCGACTCGGCCTGCCCGACGCGGACGCCGTGGCCGCCGCGGCCCGCGACCTGCTCGCCCTCGCTCCCGGCGCGCGGGTGCTCGTCCAGCCGCAGGCCGAAGGCACCGAGGTCGTCGTCGGAGGCGTCCGGGACCCGCAGTTCGGCCCGACGGTGGCGGTCGGCCTCGGCGGGGTACTCGTCGAGGTGCTCGACGACGTCGCCCTCGCGCTGGCTCCCCTCTCCGTGGCGGAAGCCCACCACCTCATCACCCGGTTGCGGGGCTTCGCCGTGCTCCGCGGCGCCCGGGGCCGCGAACCCGCCGACCTCGCCGCGCTCTCCCACCTGGTCCGCGCGGTCGGCGACCTCCTCGCCGCCGTGCCTGAGATCAGTGAGCTGGACCTGAATCCGGTCCTGTGCGGCCGGGACGGCTGCGTCGCGGCCGACTGGCGCATCGTGGTCCGACGACCCCGCTAG
- a CDS encoding LuxR C-terminal-related transcriptional regulator yields the protein MTVDPTSAITKYRPPPPAGNLVVRSRLIDVLRAGQGRRLVLIHAPAGFGKTTLAAQWRDELTAQGVAVAWLAMDRDDNNAVWFLAHLIESIRRVQPNLVGELGEILEENADQAERYVLAALVNAIDASGRDLVIVVDDWHRVTDGRTLAAMDFLLDIASTHLQLIVTSRTRSGLPLARLRVRDQLVEIDSGALRFDDSESQTLLVDINGLELAEADVAHLRDTTDGWVAALKLVSLSLRGRADPGELVGRLSGRHHSISEYLAENVLDTLDPDILHFLLTTSVTERLCGGLASALSGVERGQAMLELVEANDLFLRPLDEEQEWFRYHHLFADFLRRRLERDHPTWVAGLHLTASQWFAENNLISEAVDHALLAGDVERAVDLVEEHAMHLVEHSQMATLLRLLEKLPAGPVTTRPGLQIAIAWANCLLHRSAAAQDALDHVRAALAVAGVTSADQRERGSDDGAERVREDLLVEASVVQGCIDIYADRIDRAEELVAPCFVRPDSLRPWVVVVAANIATYSDIHQFDFEAALARQRWARRYHGHTAGPFSGVYGHCFAGIAAGEQLDLAAAERHFRAALDLARRSAGRHSHAARLAGALLGDLLYQRGELSEAERLLDESHELGAESGVVDFMLATYTTLARIKALRGNLPAARALLDEGAEAAADLRLERLAAGVNLARVELGLMTLDELAAVAEARVPEREQRGGRAFADGIAVVTRELTEIAAVRAAHLLAPDRAGPAADEGRRVAALVAEMERAGRAKAALQARILLVACLVQAGETERAQDEFLPVLARCAELGLIRPLLDGGPEITALVATLRENQRLGRLSPGAVPREFLSRLLVTDREAREAAGRRTAARDTTGPAKEVHGGTTSGATLAERSADQSPCARVRAEDPLSAREWEILKLLDRGCSNREIARDLGLGVNTVKWYLKSLFVKLGVGRRQECVAEARRRELIT from the coding sequence ATGACCGTTGACCCGACCAGCGCGATCACGAAGTACCGGCCGCCGCCTCCGGCTGGCAACCTCGTCGTGAGAAGCCGACTGATCGACGTTTTGCGGGCCGGGCAAGGTCGGCGTCTCGTCCTGATCCACGCACCAGCCGGCTTCGGCAAGACCACGCTCGCGGCGCAGTGGCGCGACGAGCTCACGGCCCAGGGTGTGGCGGTCGCGTGGCTGGCCATGGACCGCGACGACAACAACGCCGTCTGGTTCCTGGCCCACCTGATCGAGTCGATACGTCGGGTGCAACCCAACCTGGTCGGTGAACTGGGCGAAATCCTCGAGGAAAATGCCGACCAGGCGGAGCGCTACGTGCTGGCCGCCCTCGTCAACGCCATCGACGCGTCAGGCCGCGACCTGGTGATCGTCGTTGACGACTGGCATCGGGTGACCGACGGCCGGACGCTGGCCGCGATGGACTTCCTGCTGGACATCGCGAGCACCCACCTGCAGCTCATCGTCACCAGCCGCACCCGGTCCGGGCTCCCGCTGGCGCGGCTGCGGGTCCGCGATCAGCTGGTCGAAATCGACTCTGGCGCGCTGCGGTTCGACGACTCCGAATCCCAGACGCTGCTCGTGGACATCAATGGCCTCGAGCTGGCCGAGGCCGATGTCGCCCACCTGCGGGACACCACCGATGGCTGGGTGGCGGCGCTGAAGCTGGTCTCACTGTCCCTGCGCGGTCGTGCCGATCCCGGTGAGCTGGTCGGGCGGCTGTCCGGTCGCCACCATTCGATCAGTGAGTATCTCGCCGAAAACGTCCTGGACACCCTGGATCCCGACATACTGCACTTCCTGCTGACCACCTCGGTGACCGAGCGGCTGTGCGGCGGCCTGGCTTCGGCGTTGTCCGGGGTCGAGCGGGGTCAAGCCATGCTCGAGCTGGTCGAAGCCAACGACCTCTTCCTGCGGCCGTTGGACGAGGAACAGGAATGGTTCCGCTACCACCACCTGTTCGCGGACTTCCTGCGTCGCCGACTCGAACGGGACCATCCGACGTGGGTCGCGGGGCTGCACCTGACCGCCTCCCAGTGGTTCGCGGAGAACAACCTGATCAGCGAGGCCGTCGACCACGCCTTGCTGGCCGGCGATGTCGAGCGTGCGGTCGACCTGGTCGAGGAGCACGCCATGCACCTGGTCGAACACTCGCAGATGGCCACGCTCCTCCGGTTGCTGGAGAAGCTCCCAGCGGGTCCGGTGACGACCCGGCCAGGCTTGCAGATCGCCATCGCCTGGGCGAACTGCCTGCTGCACCGCTCGGCGGCAGCTCAGGACGCGCTGGACCACGTACGCGCGGCCCTTGCGGTGGCCGGCGTGACGTCGGCGGACCAACGCGAGCGGGGGAGCGACGACGGCGCCGAGCGCGTCCGCGAGGACCTCCTGGTCGAGGCGTCCGTGGTCCAGGGCTGCATCGACATCTACGCCGACCGCATCGACCGGGCTGAGGAGCTGGTCGCGCCCTGCTTCGTCCGGCCGGACTCCTTGCGTCCGTGGGTCGTGGTCGTCGCTGCCAACATCGCGACCTATTCCGACATTCACCAATTCGACTTCGAGGCGGCGCTGGCGCGACAGCGCTGGGCTCGCCGGTATCACGGGCACACCGCCGGCCCCTTCAGCGGCGTCTACGGGCACTGCTTCGCGGGCATCGCCGCGGGGGAACAGTTGGATCTGGCTGCCGCTGAGCGCCACTTCCGGGCAGCGTTGGACCTGGCTCGTCGCTCGGCAGGGCGGCACTCCCATGCCGCGAGGTTGGCGGGCGCGCTGCTCGGAGACCTGCTCTATCAGCGGGGGGAGCTCTCCGAGGCGGAACGTCTGCTCGACGAGAGTCACGAACTCGGCGCCGAGAGCGGTGTGGTCGACTTCATGCTCGCCACGTACACCACGTTGGCGCGGATCAAGGCGCTGCGCGGCAACCTTCCCGCCGCACGCGCTCTGCTCGACGAGGGTGCCGAGGCTGCCGCCGACCTGCGTCTGGAGCGCCTCGCCGCGGGGGTGAACCTCGCGCGTGTCGAGCTGGGCTTGATGACGCTTGACGAACTGGCCGCTGTGGCCGAGGCCCGGGTGCCGGAGCGGGAGCAGAGGGGTGGTCGTGCGTTCGCCGATGGGATCGCCGTCGTCACCCGGGAGCTCACGGAAATCGCCGCGGTCCGCGCTGCCCACTTGCTGGCTCCGGACCGTGCGGGGCCCGCGGCCGACGAGGGTAGGCGGGTCGCGGCCCTGGTGGCCGAGATGGAGAGGGCTGGGCGGGCCAAGGCAGCGCTTCAGGCCCGGATCCTGCTGGTCGCGTGCCTGGTGCAGGCGGGCGAGACCGAGCGCGCCCAGGACGAGTTCCTCCCGGTGCTCGCGCGGTGCGCGGAGCTCGGTTTGATCCGACCCCTGCTCGATGGCGGTCCCGAGATCACGGCACTGGTCGCCACCCTGCGTGAGAACCAGCGTCTGGGTCGGCTGAGCCCCGGTGCGGTTCCGAGGGAGTTCCTCTCCCGGCTCCTGGTAACCGACCGCGAGGCGCGCGAGGCGGCTGGTCGCAGGACGGCGGCACGGGACACCACAGGGCCAGCCAAGGAGGTCCACGGGGGCACCACGTCCGGGGCAACGCTGGCTGAGCGCTCGGCGGATCAGTCGCCCTGCGCGCGAGTCCGGGCCGAAGATCCGCTGTCCGCGCGCGAGTGGGAGATCCTCAAGTTGCTGGACCGAGGATGTTCCAACCGAGAGATCGCCCGGGATCTCGGGCTAGGCGTCAACACCGTGAAGTGGTACCTGAAGAGCCTGTTCGTCAAGCTCGGCGTGGGGCGGCGTCAGGAATGCGTCGCCGAGGCGCGCAGGCGCGAGCTGATTACCTGA
- a CDS encoding CoA-transferase subunit beta: MSFSIDEWFVVLLARTIRDREVVFHGFGSPCAQVAMHVARRTFARDMLLIEGATYAVNPEPPFIPPTGNDLSLQQGARYRMRFEEFFDAAARGDVDRMFLSGGQIDAYGNTNVTAIGPLDRPKVKLGGGGGGCNLAATVRHLTLWTTRHRSGRTLVERCDFITDMGHRTPEGSRAELGFTGGGPEWLVTELGVFDYDADGHARLRRIFPDVSLDTVRAATGFELRVAGDLRPVDPPSSAELAAVRTIDPLGVRRAEFSPEELGRTFVHGTHAACSC, encoded by the coding sequence ATGAGTTTCTCGATCGACGAGTGGTTCGTGGTCTTGCTGGCGCGCACGATCCGGGACCGCGAGGTGGTCTTCCACGGCTTCGGCAGCCCCTGCGCGCAGGTGGCGATGCACGTGGCGCGCCGAACCTTCGCCCGGGACATGCTGCTGATCGAGGGCGCCACCTACGCGGTCAACCCGGAGCCGCCGTTCATCCCGCCCACCGGCAACGACCTGAGCCTGCAACAGGGCGCAAGATACCGGATGCGCTTCGAGGAGTTCTTCGACGCCGCTGCCCGCGGTGACGTGGACCGGATGTTCCTCTCCGGCGGCCAGATCGACGCGTACGGCAACACCAACGTGACCGCGATCGGGCCGCTGGACCGGCCCAAGGTCAAGCTCGGCGGCGGTGGCGGCGGCTGCAACCTGGCGGCGACCGTCCGGCACCTGACGCTGTGGACGACCCGGCACCGGTCGGGCCGCACCCTGGTGGAGCGCTGCGACTTCATCACCGACATGGGCCACCGCACCCCGGAGGGGAGCCGCGCCGAGCTCGGGTTCACCGGGGGCGGGCCGGAGTGGCTCGTCACCGAGCTGGGGGTGTTCGACTACGACGCGGACGGCCACGCCCGCTTGCGCCGGATCTTCCCGGACGTCAGCCTCGACACGGTGCGGGCCGCGACCGGCTTCGAGCTGCGGGTGGCGGGCGACCTGCGGCCGGTGGATCCGCCGAGCTCCGCCGAGCTCGCGGCGGTGCGGACCATCGACCCGCTCGGTGTCCGGCGCGCGGAGTTCAGCCCCGAAGAACTGGGGCGCACCTTCGTCCACGGCACCCACGCGGCCTGCTCATGCTGA